The nucleotide sequence TGCAGGCCAAGATGGACGCCCTGCTGATGAGCATTCCCAACCTGCCGCACGAATCGGTGCCGGCAGGCAAGGACGAGTCGGACAACGTGGAAGTGCGCCGTGTCGGCGTGCCGCGCCAGTTCGACTTTGAAGTAAAAGACCATGTCGACATCGGCACCCCGCTGGGCCTGGATTTCGACACCGGTGCCAAGCTGTCCGGTGCCCGCTTCACCGTGCTGAAGGGTGACATCGCCCGCCTGCATCGCGCACTGGCGCAGTTCATGCTGAACACCCACACCGGCGAGCATGGTTATACCGAGCACTACACCCCTTACATCGTCAACGACAGCGCCTTGCTGGGCACCGGCCAGCTGCCGAAGTTTGCCGAAGACATGTTCAAGGTGACCAAGGGTGGCGAAGAAGGCACGGTAGACCAGTACCTGATTTCCACCTCGGAAATCACCCTGACCAACACCGTGAGCAACAGCATCCTGAAAATGGAAGACCTGCCGCTCAAGCTCACCGCCCACTCGCCTTGCTTCCGCTCCGAAGCCGGCAGCTATGGCCGTGACACCCGTGGCATGATTCGCCAGCACCAGTTCGACAAGGTGGAAATGGTGCGCATCGAGCACCCGGACCATTCCTATGCCGCACTGGAAGAGATGGTCGGCCACGCCGAAAACATCCTGAAGGCGCTGGAACTGCCCTACCGCGTGATTACCCTGTGCACCGGCGACATGGGCTTTGGCGCGGCCAAAACCTACGATATCGAGGTATGGCTGCCGGCGCAGAACACCTACCGCGAAATCTCCAGCTGCTCCAACTGTGAAGCCTTCCAGTCGCGCCGCATGCTGGCCCGTTTCAAGGACGAAAACGGCAAGAACCAGTTGCTGCACACGCTGAACGGCTCCGGCCTGGCCGTGGGTCGCACCCTGGTGGCGGTACTGGAAAACTACCAAAACGCCGACGGCAGCGTGACCATCCCCACTGCACTGCGTCCCTACTTTGGCGGCAAGGAAAAGATCGGCGGCTAAGCAGCCATCTGCACCTCAGACAAAAACCGGGAGCTTGCTTCCGGTTTTTTCTTGCCCAGCGCCGACACACAGGGTGATTTTGTTCAATACCCGCTGGCTGGCCGGCTTTATCTTCGGGGCCTTGTTCATCCCGAAGGATTACCATGCAGCTTTTCCTGTCAATGGCCGCCTTTGCCTTGGCGGCTTCCATTTCGCCCGGCCCGGTCAATATCGTGGCTTTCGGCTGTGGGGTCAGTCACGGCTTTTGGCCCAGTCTGCGCCATGTCAGCGGTGCCACCATCGGCTTTACCCTGCTCTTCTTGCTTACTGGTCTGGGACTGGCCGGCTTGCTGGCAGGCCAGCCACAGGCCAGCCGCTTCATTCAGTATGCCGGGGTGGGCTTTCTGCTTTACCTGGCCTGGCAACTCGCCCGCACCAGTGGCGAACTGGGTGCGCAGCAGCGGCAGCCCTCGTTTCTTTACGGCGCGCTGATGCAATGGCTGAACCCAAAGGCCTGGCTGGCTTCGCTGGCCGGCATGGGGGCGTTTGTCAGCCATGGCGAAGCACAGTTGGTGTGGCAGTTTGCCGCCATCTATTTTGTTGTCTGTTACCTGTCGATTGCCTGCTGGGCCTGGGCCGGTGCGCGCTTGCAAGGGCTGCTGCGCCATCCGCCACGCATGCGGCTGTTTAACCGCCTGCTGGCCCTGTTGCTGGCGGGCAGCGCGCTCTATTTGCTGCTGGAGTGATTCAGCCCACGCTGCGGCAGTACTGACCGGGCGTGGCTGCCACCAGCCGCTTGAAAGTGCGCTGGAAATGCGCCTGGTCGGCAAAACCTAAAGCCTGCGCCACCTGGGCAATCGGCTGGCCGCTGCGCAACAGGCTTTTGCCGCGCTGGATGCGCCGGTTGAGCAGGTATTCGTGCGGCGTCATGTGATAGCGCTGGCGAAAGGCGCGAATCAGGTAGGACGCGGACAAGGCGGAGGCGCTGCAGATAGCCTGCAGGCTGATGTCGTCGGCGTAGTGGTCGTTGATGTAGTCGGCCGCCAGTTGCAGCCGCGGGTGTATCGGTGCAGCCGTACGGCGCTCGGCTGGCCATGGCTGCTGCAAATCGGTAAAAAAGGCCGTGGCCGTTTCCTGCCGGCCCAGCAAACCACCCGCGCCAGCATGGCAGGCGGCCACCAGTTGCAGCAGGCCACGATACAAGCCGGGGTCCTCGCTCAGCCTGAGCTGGAAACCATGAAAATCCTGATTGGCACTCAGCCCCAGTTCGGCTTGCAGCCCGGCCAGCCACGGCGTATCGACATACAGCATGTGATAAGACCAGGGCTGGTCGGCTATGGGATTGCAGGCGTGGACATCACCCGGATTCATCAGCACCACGCTGCCACGGCCCACGCGGTAACGGTCTTGCAGGCTCAGATAAGTGCTGCTGCCGCCGGTAATGGCTCCGATGGAAAAGTGCTCGTGCGAATGGCGGGCATAGCACACCTGCCTGCCATCCGGCACGCTGCGGATTTCCAGAAATGGCAACTGCGGATCGCGCCAGAACAGTGGCGCGGCGGGCATGACTTCCGGGTTGGGGGAGACGGATCTGGGCATCTGCCCAGCATAATGCAGCACAGGCAGCAGCGACAAGCCGCGCTGTCGCCCATCACTCAGCCCGCTTGTTGTCGCAGTAGCGCCTCGAACTCGCTGCCCGGCACCGGTCGGCTGAACAGATAGCCCTGACCGCAGTCACAGCCCTGCTCCAGCAGGAAGCGGCGCTGCTCTTCCAGCTCCACCCCTTCGGCCACCAGCTCCAGCCCCAGACTGCGGGCAATCGAGATGATGGCCTGGGTGATGGCGGCATCGTCGCGGTCCTGATGCAGGTCCATGATGAAGCTCTGGTCGATTTTCAGGCCGCGCACCGGCAGGCGCTTGAGATAGGACAGGCTGGAATAGCCGGTACCGAAGTCGTCGATGGACAGATAAATGCCCAGCGCCTGCAAGCGGTGCAGCACCTCGACCATGCCGCTGTCTTCATCCATCGCCACGCTTTCGGTGATTTCCAGTTCCAGCGCACTGCTGGGCAGGCTGTGACGTTCCAGCACCTGCGCCACGCTGTCG is from Aquitalea aquatilis and encodes:
- the serS gene encoding serine--tRNA ligase — encoded protein: MLDIQSLRNDLDAVAARLASRGYTLDTAAFVEMEADRKALQTRMQELQSRRNATSKQIGEAKRKGEDVSAIMAEVANVGDELKAAEAAFEAVQAKMDALLMSIPNLPHESVPAGKDESDNVEVRRVGVPRQFDFEVKDHVDIGTPLGLDFDTGAKLSGARFTVLKGDIARLHRALAQFMLNTHTGEHGYTEHYTPYIVNDSALLGTGQLPKFAEDMFKVTKGGEEGTVDQYLISTSEITLTNTVSNSILKMEDLPLKLTAHSPCFRSEAGSYGRDTRGMIRQHQFDKVEMVRIEHPDHSYAALEEMVGHAENILKALELPYRVITLCTGDMGFGAAKTYDIEVWLPAQNTYREISSCSNCEAFQSRRMLARFKDENGKNQLLHTLNGSGLAVGRTLVAVLENYQNADGSVTIPTALRPYFGGKEKIGG
- a CDS encoding LysE family translocator, with product MQLFLSMAAFALAASISPGPVNIVAFGCGVSHGFWPSLRHVSGATIGFTLLFLLTGLGLAGLLAGQPQASRFIQYAGVGFLLYLAWQLARTSGELGAQQRQPSFLYGALMQWLNPKAWLASLAGMGAFVSHGEAQLVWQFAAIYFVVCYLSIACWAWAGARLQGLLRHPPRMRLFNRLLALLLAGSALYLLLE
- a CDS encoding helix-turn-helix transcriptional regulator, whose translation is MPRSVSPNPEVMPAAPLFWRDPQLPFLEIRSVPDGRQVCYARHSHEHFSIGAITGGSSTYLSLQDRYRVGRGSVVLMNPGDVHACNPIADQPWSYHMLYVDTPWLAGLQAELGLSANQDFHGFQLRLSEDPGLYRGLLQLVAACHAGAGGLLGRQETATAFFTDLQQPWPAERRTAAPIHPRLQLAADYINDHYADDISLQAICSASALSASYLIRAFRQRYHMTPHEYLLNRRIQRGKSLLRSGQPIAQVAQALGFADQAHFQRTFKRLVAATPGQYCRSVG